In Oryza brachyantha chromosome 1, ObraRS2, whole genome shotgun sequence, the following are encoded in one genomic region:
- the LOC102714226 gene encoding probable histone acetyltransferase HAC-like 3 isoform X3: protein MGIGKIIDQCLFEEADSQITYMDLETLRARSSAVLSSQSFWNSRLPWVSSAASSTLSLQQLPVMEVPVLCHDGASSGANNLPSCAYNAFSTQGCKPYDHCMVAATFAHSLADKPKKRPDILANTNFTPYMPTLPKCSLNIDVSTGHIKNHFSDFPGDAHQNDSSQPSTSGSSSSLSAVWDQTCSSATRALPMDSFSTANGQNLSINNKSVYPTTGQGPLLQQYRECEIKLECTWSQPLEQSDQSNITTGNNDLYHAKVHPYINEENKRDRCIQMKETCGPTSDHEGFCREKSSNLSNIFMHHQQGFTTNCGACSPVSKRVDKAEQTSNSTVSKPTSPISDGSSGKHYPAKRLKVDVPHLVHVNEMGAPKEQPVVNETYASAGTLQSEAMKSPTKSACCTSLGDNNSHGMDIVRLSETAVQTEEEFHYENSDFEMKDAKQTLIGPSWSARKRRGASILYALTSEELKNHLRSLNHAISQSKAPTEELLSVEGLPDQNTCNLCGMERLLFEPPPRFCALCFKIINSTGSYYVEVENGNDKSSICGKCHHLTSAKAKYEKKFSYADTDAEAEWWVQCDKCKAWQHQICALFNPKIVDPEAEYTCAKCFLKEMDNGDVDSLEPSTILGACELPRTKLSDHIEQRLSQRLVQERQLRASALGKSVDEVPGVEGLIVRVVSSADRTLQVQPRFKDFFKKEQYPGEFPYKSKAILLFQKNEGVDVCLFAMYVQEYGSACPSPNQRHVYLAYIDSVKYFRPEIKSASGEALRTFVYHEILIGYLDFCKKRGFVSCSIWTCPSTKRDDYVLYCHPTIQKMPKSDKLRSWYQNLVKKALKEGVVVERNTLSDFFLQPTNECKTNISAACLPYCDNDFWPGEAERLLEKKDDDSQKKETQLGRLLRVAKRDDRKGNLEDILLVHKLGERLRTMKEDFLMLCLQQFCKHCHHPIVSGISWVCTSCKNFYLCERCYAEELNTPLKDRHLATTKQKHSFERIEEVPLPETDDVDPTMESKYFDSRIDFLKHCQDNQYQFDTLRRAKHSTMMILYHLHDSTCSSCHHAMDQCLAWRCLVCLGCNFCDSCYKQHGESLHIHKLRQADKHPRLLQKYTLQGYLESLVHASRCFDRSCNSKLCLTLKKLFFHGVRCHTRARDGGGCHMCVFMWKLLFTHSLLCDDANCSAPRCRDIKAYIADRSMADLRICG, encoded by the exons ATGGGAATTGGAAAAATTATAGATCAATGTCTTTTTGAGGAAGCTGATTCACAG ATTACTTATATGGACCTTGAGACTTTAAGAGCCAGGTCGAGTGCTGTCCTCAGTTCTCAGTCATTTTGGAACAGTAGGCTTCCTTGGGTTTCTTCAGCAGCTTCATCCACACTAAGCTTACAACAGCTTCCTGTGATGGAGGTGCCCGTATTATGTCATGATGGAGCTAGTTCTGGTGCTAATAATCTGCCCTCCTGTGCATATAATGCATTCTCCACTCAAG GATGCAAACCATATGACCACTGTATGGTTGCTGCTACCTTTGCTCATTCATTGGCTGATAAACCCAAAAAGAGGCCTGACATATTGGCAAACACCAATTTTACTCCATATATGCCAACTCTACCAAAATGTAGCCTTAATATTGATGTATCTACTGGCCATATAAAAAACCATTTCTCAG ATTTTCCAGGTGACGCACATCAAAATGATAGTTCACAGCCATCAACATCTGGGAGCTCCAGCTCTTTGTCAGCAGTATGGGATCAAACATGTTCTAGCGCAACGAGAGCACTTCCGATGGATTCTTTCTCAACAGCAAATGGGCAAAACCTTTCCATAAACAATAAAAGTGTGTATCCCACTACCGGTCAGGGACCTTTGTTGCAACAATACAGAGAATGTGAGATAAAGCTAGAGTGTACTTGGAGTCAACCACTAGAGCAATCAGATCAGTCAAACATCACCACTGGAAATAATGACTTGTATCATGCTAAAGTGCATCCCTACATCAATGAAGAAAACAAACGTGATCGATGCATTCAAATGAAAGAAACATGTGGGCCTACTTCTGATCACGAAGGTTTTTGCAGGGAGAAAAGCTCAAATTTAAGCAACATATTTATGCATCATCAGCAAGGCTTCACAACTAACTGTGGTGCTTGTAGCCCTGTAAGCAAGAGAGTGGACAAAGCTGAACAGACATCAAATAGTACTGTATCAAAGCCGACTTCACCTATTTCAGATGGATCTTCTGGCAAGCATTATCCAGCAAAACGCTTGAAGGTTGATGTTCCCCATCTTGTCCATGTCAATGAAATGGGGGCTCCAAAGGAACAACCTGTTGTCAATGAGACTTATGCGTCTGCTGGAACATTACAATCTGAAGCCATGAAGTCACCAACAAAGTCAGCATGCTGTACTTCCTTGGGGGACAACAATAGTCATGGCATGGATATAGTCAGATTGTCGGAGACTGCTGTGCAAACTGAAGAAGAATTTCATTATGAAAATAGTGACTTTGAGATGAAGGACGCGAAGCAAACATTGATAGGGCCTAGCTGGAGTGCAAGGAAGAGAAGAGGGGCCTCAATACTTTATGCATTGACTTCTGAGGAGCTTAAAAATCACCTGCGAAGTCTAAACCATGCTATCTCTCAG AGCAAAGCGCCAACTGAAGAGTTGCTATCAGTTGAAGGATTGCCTGATCAGAATACATGCAATTTATGCGGGATGGAAAGACTTCTCTTTGAGCCTCCTCCACGATTTTGCGCtctatgttttaaaataataaattcgACGGGATCCTATTATGTTGAAGTGGAAAATGGAAATGACAAATCTTCAATATGTGGCAAATGCCACCATCTTACTAGTGCCAAAGCCAAATATGAGAAGAAATTCAGCTATGCAGACACAGACGCTGAGGCCGAATGG TGGGTCCAGTGTGATAAGTGCAAAGCTTGGCAGCATCAAATCTGTGCACTTTTTAACCCTAAAATTGTGGATCCAGAGGCTGAATATACTTGTGCAAAATGCTTCTTGAAGGAGATGGATAATGGAGATGTTGATTCATTGGAGCCATCTACTATTCTGGGGGCATGTGAGTTACCAAGAACTAAACTAAGTGATCATATTGAGCAAAGGCTTTCTCAGAGGCTAGTGCAGGAGCGGCAACTGAGGGCAAGTGCTTTAGGAAAAAGTGTTGATGAG GTACCAGGAGTTGAAGGTCTTATTGTTAGAGTAGTATCTTCAGCTGATAGAACACTGCAAGTCCAACCACGttttaaggatttttttaagaaagaaCAATATCCTGGGGAATTTCCATACAAATCAAAG GCCATTCTCTTGTTCCAAAAGAATGAAGGTGTGGATGTATGCCTGTTTGCAATGTATGTGCAAGAGTATGGTTCAGCTTGCCCATCACCAAATCAAAGGCATGTTTATCTTGCATATATCGATTCTGTCAAGTACTTCAGACCAGAAATCAAGTCAGCCAGTGGAGAAGCTCTCCGTACCTTTGTCTATCATGAAATTTTG ATTGGCTATTTGGATTTCTGCAAGAAACGAGGGTTTGTTAGCTGTTCCATATGGACTTGCCCATCTACAAAGCGCGAcgattatgttttatattgcCATCCTACAATACAGAAGATGCCAAAGTCTGACAAACTTCGGAGCTG GTACCAGAATTTGGTAAAGAAGGCTCTCAAGGAAGGTGTAGTGGTGGAGCGCAATACACTCTCTGATTTCTTCCTTCAGCCCACCAATGAATGCAAAACCAATATCTCAGCTGCCTGTTTGCCATACTGTGATAACGATTTCTGGCCTGGAGAGGCAGAGAGGCTCCTTGAAAAGAAAGATGATGACTCACAGAAGAAGGAGACTCAACTGGGAAGGCTCCTACGGGTTGCCAAACGTGATGACCGGAAAGGAAATCTTGAGGATATTTTACTTGTGCACAAG CTTGGAGAAAGGTTGCGAACCATGAAAGAAGATTTTTTAATGCTTTGTCTGCAGCAGTTTTGCAAGCATTGCCACCATCCTATTGTATCTGGTATTAGTTGGGTTTGCACCAgctgcaaaaatttttatctttgtgAACG CTGTTACGCTGAGGAGCTGAATACCCCCCTGAAGGACAGGCACCTGGctacaacaaaacaaaagcattCATTTGAAAGA ATAGAGGAAGTACCTCTTCCAGAAACTGATGATGTAGATCCAACAATGGAAAGCAAGTATTTTGACAGCAGAATAGATTTCCTGAAGCATTGTCAAGATAACCAGTACCAGTTTGATACACTCAGGAGGGCAAAACATTCCACAATGATGATTCTTTATCATCTACATGATTCAACTTGTTCTTCTTGTCACCATGCCATGGATCAATGCTTGGCATGGCGGTGCTTGGTTTGCCTAGGCTGCAACTTCTGTGATTCCTGTTATAAACAACATGGTGAAAGTTTGCATATTCACAAGTTGAGGCAGGCTGATAAGCACCCTCGCTTATTGCAGAAGTACACTCTACAG GGCTACCTTGAAAGCTTGGTGCATGCATCAAGATGTTTCGATCGAAGTTGCAACTCTAAACTTTGTTTGACGTTAAAGAAACTGTTCTTCCATGGTGTACGATGCCATACCCGTGCCCGTGATGGAGGAGGTTGCCATATGTGTGTATTCATGTGGAAACTTCTATTCACGCACTCGCTGCTTTGTGATGATGCAAACTGTTCAGCTCCCAGATGCAG GGATATAAAGGCATACATCGCTGACAGAAGCATGGCAGATCTTAGAATATGTGGATGA